AGAATCCGATTGCGTCACGCTGATCGATGGTCGTAGTGTCAAACGAGACCATGTCCTGTGAGTAGATTGCGTTCGGTGATTTTCTGCCGAGAATGTGCAGGCCGCCCTTGAACAGCTGGACGTCCACGGTTCCGGTCACGCGCTTCTGGGTCTCGTCGATGAATGCGTTCAGATCATGGTAGAGCGGCTCGTGCACCAGACCCATGTAGGCAAGCTCTGCCCACTGGTCGTCCACGATATGTTTGAACTTCAGCTCAAAGCGGGAAAGCACCAGTTTCTCAAGATCGGCGTGTGCTGCGATCAGAACGGTTGCTGCCGGGTGTTCGTAGTTTTCCCGGGCCTTGAGTCCGAGAACACGGTCCTCGACCATATCGTTTCTGCCGACACCGTTTCTGCCGGCAATCGTGTTCAGCTCTACGATTAAGTCAACGCCGTTCATCTTTTTGCCGTTGAGCGCAACCGGGACACCGTTTTCAAAGGTGAGGGAGACGATCTCCGGTTTGTCGGGGGCTGCCTCGGGTGAGGTCGTCCAGTGGTAAATCTCTTCCGGCGGGTGGTAATCCGTCTCTTCGAGTCTGCCGCCTTCAATACTGCGGGACCAGATGTTTTCGTCAACACTCCACGGGGTGGACTTCTTGACCGGAATCGGGATGCCGTGCTGTTCGGCGTAGTCGATCTCCCAGTCACGGGTCATGTTGTGTTCACGCATCGGGGCAACGATGTCAAAGCCGTGCATCCGGAAGATGAAGTCAAACCGGAGCTGGTCGTTTCCTTTGCCGGTACAGCCGTGGCCGATGGCGGCTGCTCCTTCCTGTTTTGCGATCTTGACGATCTCTTCTGCAATCAGCGGGCGTGCAAGGGAGGTACCCATCGGGTAGCCTTCATAGAGAGCGTTCGCTTTGATTGCGGGGAACACGTGCTGCTGCACAAACGCATCCTTTGCATCGATGGTGTAGTGCTTGTCGGCGATGAGTTTTCCTTTGTCATCTGCCATTTTAACTTCGGCTGCGGGCTGACCGACATCCACGGCAACCGTGACCACACGGTCGTATCCGTACATGTTCTTCAAGATCGGCACACAGACGGAGGTATCAAGTCCTCCGGAAAAGGCGAGAACGATGGTGCCTTTTCCTCCGGCTGATGGTGTATCTGTCATTGATGTAATACTCCACTTTTGGGAATGTGTGGAGTATATTGGGTGTTTGGCATATTCAATGTGTCCCACTTGCGGAATGTATCCTGATCCATATACTTTATTCGATCGTCTGCTAACAGATATTTCATGACTACCTATCGTGAGGATTTTCTTGATTACCTGAAATCTGCGAATCGTGCTGTAGTCCCCGGTCTTTTTGTATGTATTGCGGTGACACTGCTTTCCTTCCTGCTGACGCGGGGGACTCTCTGGGACGGCGGCGGGTCTTTGCTTCCTCACGAGCTGTTTGTGGACAACCCGGTCTTTGCCCTGCTTGCAAAGATCGGCCCGATCGTCCTTGCTCTTGTGATATGTCTTTTCATCAACTGCAAACTTTTTGATGCGGGAGGTTCCTACGCAGGGAAATATCTCCTGCGCATCGCAATTATTCTGATGGGTGCCCGGGTTACTGCGGATGTGCTGATGAACGCATCTGCGAGCGGTCTTGTTCTTATCCTCGCGGTTCTTGCGCTGACCATTGTTCTTGCAATGGTGCTCGGCAAAAAACTGGGTCACACCTGGGAGACATCCGCCCTGACGGGTACCGGCAACGGTATCTGCGGCGTGTCCGCGACACTTTCGGTTGCTCCGGTTATCAAAGCGGATCAGAAATATGTTCACGCGGTTGTCGGTGTTATCAGTCTTCTGGGAATTGTCGGTGTGTTTCTTGTACCGGCAATTGCGTTCGGTGTCGGTATGACCGATGCACAGGCCGAGGTGTTCATCGGCGGAACGCTGCATGAGATCGGCAACGTTATTCCGGCAGCGGATCTCTACACCGCCCTATCCGGCGGTGAGGATGTCGGTGCTCTTTCCCTTGCCTACAAAATGATACGGGTCGCTATGCTGGTCGTGGTTGCGTCGGTGTTCGGCTGGCTGTGGTGCAGACGTCAGGAGGCCGTGCATGCTTCCTGTCCCGCTGACCGCGTGAAGGCAAAAGTACAGGGGTTTCTGATTCTTTTCGTGCTTATGGCCGTCGGCATGACAGCGTTCATCACCCTGTCGCCGGAAATCGGACATGCCGTACAGTCGTCGCTCGTCAACATCTCCGTGACCATTCTCACCATTGCCATGGCAGGGGTCGGCCTTTCCATGAATCTGCGGGAGACGCTTTCCATCGGGAAAACCCTGCTCCCGTTTGCATCACTTCTCTGGCTGATTCAGGTCGTAGTACTGCTCGGGCTGACGATGTTTCTGGTCTGAACCCTGACCTTTTTTTCCAGCGCTGTTTCTTGCTTTACCTTAATATGGGTTTAGCGCCCATGTACACAGAATTCACCCGGGTACGGGATGAAATAACCAGAAGAGACTGAGTAGTTATGCGGCTTCTCCTCATGCATGCGGACCTCATTGCGTATGAGACCCTCTCCCGGACAAAGGTGGCGGAGACGGATATTGTGGCAAAGGATGCGATGCAGGATGCGCTTGTGGCGTTCTGTGCTGTTGAGTCTGCGGACGAAACTGATCCGGAGGACATTGCTGCGCAGACCGCAGCGGAGATACGTGCGGTCGCCGCCAAGGTAGGGGCTGTCCGGGTCATGATCTATCCGTATGCCCATCTCTCAAGTGACCTCGCCCGGCCAGCCGCCGCAGTCTCTGTTCTGAAAGAGACTGCGCGTGTCCTTATGGCCACATCTTCTCTGGAAGTCCGGCGTGCGCCGTTTGGCTACTACAAAAAGTTCACCGTCATCTGCAAAGGCCACCCGCTGTCCGAACTCTCCCGCCATCTCGTCCCCTCCCAAAAGGGGACTGCGGCTGATACCTGTCTTTCGTCCCCTTAGATTCTTGTCCTGCTGAAGCCAGGGGTGAGATACCTGCGGTATTTTTCCTCTGTTTTTCCCCTCTGTCCGGTGTTTCCTGATGCTGATTGAACGTCCTCTCTCCCAAAAGCTTCTGATGATTCTGGCAGCTGCGGCTGTTTTCATGGATTATCTTGACACAAGCATTGTGTCCATCGCACTGCCTGCGATCTCCGAGAGTTTCGGTTCCGGTTCGTCCCTGACGTCATGGGTGATGACCGCGTATCTGCTTGCGCTCGGCAGTACTCTTCTCCTTTTCGGCAAGCTTGCGGACCGTACCGGTTTGCAGCGGGTAATTTTTACCGGAGGATTTGTACTGTTTACCGTTGCCTCTTTCCTCTGCGGTATTGCAACGGATATCGTATCCCTGATCGGATTCCGGATCTTCCAGGGGGTAGCTGCTGCTATGATGGTTGCAACGGCCACCATGCTGATTACCCTGCATCTTCCCAAACAGATCCAGCCGGTCAGTATGGGTGTTATCGCTACCGCCGGCGGTGCGGCACTCGCGCTCGGTCCCGGAATCGGCGGGGTTCTTACCCAGTTCATCAGCTGGCACTGGATCTTTTTCATTAATATCCCGGTGGGTATTGCGGGGGTTCTGGTTGCCCTGTTCCTGATTCCCAAACCGGATCCTGCGGATCTTCCCGCACGTCCCAAACCGTTTGATTCGCTTGGCGCGGTGTATCTTGCAATCACGCTTGTTACTCTGCTTGCCGGACTTGAACTTGGTGTTTCCGAAGGCTGGACAGCGCCGGTCGTTCTGCTGATTGTGCTTTCCCCGGTCTTTGGATGGTTGTTCCTGCGCCGTGAACTCCGGCATCCTGACCCGATACTTTCCGCACGGCTGCTGTACAACCGGACGGTTATGTGGGCCGCAGTTTCCACGCTGTGCATTACGCTCGTGTATCTTGGTGTTATCTATGTGATGCCGTTCCTGCTGACGGAAGAGTATCTGCTGCCGACCGCGGTCGCGGGCGGCATCATGCTTCTGCCGCCGGTTGCAATGGCGTTGATCGGTATCCCCGCAGGAGCGTTTGTGCGCCGGTGCGGTTGTATGGTTCTTTGTAACAGCGCATCGTTTCTCCTTGCCGCGGGGATGGTGCTTCTGGGCACTGCCGTGATTCTGTCGAACATGCTTCTGATCTTTGCAGGTCTTGTGCTGGTCGGTCTTGGTATGGGTTTAAACGAAGGTCCCAGTATTCAGCGGATTACTATCCACAGCCCGCTTGAGCTGCAGGGTTCTTCCGGCGGCCTGATCTTTACGGTGATGAACGTGGGATGCGTGCTGGGTGTTGCGTTGTTCTCGGTTGCGGCGGCTGCCGGTTCCGGCAGTGCTGATGTCTATACTCCGGCGGGTGTTGCGATCGCCTGCGCTGCGGGATTTGCGGTTGCGGTGATTGCCCTGATCACGTCCCGGCTTGCGCGTGATACGGTGAAGTGCTGATATGTCCGGGAAACGGTGGTGCCTGAAGGTTCTCGGTATCCTCTGCCTTGCCTTTGGCGCGGCAGGTATTGTTCTTCCGGTTCTTCCGACCACGCCGTTTGTCATTGCTGCTGCGCTCTGCTTTTCGGCAGGTTCCCCGCATCTTGCCGCGTGGCTGGAACAGAACCGGTACTTCGGGCCCTATATTGAACATTACCGGAACAAAACCGGTGTGCCGCTCCGGCAAAAAATCGGCGGTATTCTTTTTTTGTGGGTGATGCTTGGCATCTCCATGGTGATCGTGCAGAAACCGTTTGTTGTTCTGATTCTCTGCATAGTGGGGCTTGTCGTGACACTGCATCTGGTACTGCTGAAGACCCGAAAAACGTGTTAGTCGTCGGTGAACGTAAAGAGTTCCTCGACGGGTACCTGCAGAACTTTTGCAATATCAAATCCGAGTTTTAGGGACGGATTGTACTTTCCGTTTTCCAGGTGGCCGATGGTCTCACGCCGGACACCGACCGCGCTGGCAAGTTCTTCCTGGGTGATGTTGTGTTTTGCGCGGTATTCGCGAATCTTTGTCTTAAGCGCCACTCTCCACTCCCTGTAGTTCACGGAATTCATGGATGACCAGCATGCAGATGAAGACAAACATGCCTGCGGCGAATGTCAGCGGGAATGCGGTGGTAAATACTGCTGCATCCCCGATGAGAACGGCGACTGCATACACGATGCAGAAGAGCACCGTCTGAAGAAAGAAGGCGGTGGTTGCTGCTTTTCTGACGTAGGCGGTGAACAGTTCATCTTCAACGGTGAAGAGGTAGCCGAAGAACACGAAGAATGCGAAAAAGGCACAGTAGCGTACTTCGCCGGTTGGTACGGCAAGGAGACCGAGAAGTCCGATCAGGCCCAGGAAACTGAGTTTGTTTATCATAGGTGTATGTGATATATTTCACACAATGATATAAATACCTAACATCGGTGTTGTAAAAAAAATCAGTAGTTTGCGGGAAGGTACAGATCCAGCTGTTTCTGATTCATATTTTTCTGCAGATTCCAGCGTTCGGCGATCTTTTTGCGGAGCTGTTCTTCCAGCTTTGGAATTTTGTTCCCGGCGTACTGCTCAATGATCTGGGAAACCCCTTTTTCAGTATGGGATTTGTCCAGAACGGCGGATGTCTGCACTATCTGCAGACTTGACTGAAATGAGAGGGGGTAGCCGAGCGGCATGACCAGGTACTGTACGATCTCACGGATTGTTCGTTTGGATCCGACGTTGAAGGGTTTGAGGTTGCGGAAGTTTTTGTGCAGGGAGATGATCTGTTCCATGGGGTGGTATCCTTCGCTGAGTTTCCGGTAATAGGTGTTCAGCAGTTTCTGGATAACAACCTCTTTTTCGCGGCTGATGGGTTCGGGCTCTTCGATATTGTCAAGGATGATCCTTCTGATCTGGAGGATGAGGGCGAGGGTGACTTTGCGGGGATTTTTATTGCGAAGAACCACGCAGCGGTACAGATTCTGGATGTTGTTTACGTCATGCAGATATTTGCCGTTCGGAACTTTGCCGGTTTCAATCATCCGGACAACTTCGGGAAAGGTGAATGTGCATCCGACCGTTTTTGCGGATTCATGGATGTAGTGGTATTCACGCTCGTTTATATGCCGGGCATACTCCTCTTCGGTAAGGTAGTCATGGTAGCGAAGGTCGAGGTATCGGTATTTTTCCAGCAGATAGTATATTTCTTCGTTTACTTCGTGTTCATATCTGAAATTTTTTACCCGGAAGGAGGCAACTTTCTCACAGCATTTCATTTCAAGATCAAATCCGTAGAGGAGAATTGCCCGCGCAATCTCCGGTTCGGTCGGCGGTGTTCCGGCTTTGATAAGCTTGGATGCGCGGAACTTGTGCGCGTCGCTGTTGACCTCCCGCATCAGGTAATATCGTACGACACCGTTCTGTACTCTTTTGTCCACACGGTAGTAGATGTCCTTTTTCATCCTTTGTGTATGTTATTGGCAGGGCAGTGTGTAGTAAGTTTCGTCCGGGATGGTTCAAAAAAAGTTATTCGCGGTTTGCGGGGAGATCCCAGGTCTGCATATCCCGCGCCCCGTACCGGTAGTCCCACCGGATTTTGTGGCTCATGTGCACGCACCAGAACTCTTTTGGGGCAAGCCGCTCTGCCAGCCGTTCTGCGTCCCGGATGTTCATGTGTTTGGAGATGTGTACCTCCGGCGGGAAGATGCCGTCAAGCAGCAGAAGGTCTGCACCTTTCATTGTCTCCAGTGTTGGTGCTGACAACTGATCGGTTGTGTCGCAGGAGTAGACAAACACTGCTCCGTCCGCTTCAATCCGTACGCCGCAGGTGGGGGTGTCGTGCATTACCGGGAAGAGGGTTACTGACATTCCGCAGATGTCCATTGGTTCGTACGGAGTCATTACCACTTCACGGTGGCGCATAAACGAAAAGATGCTGCCGCAGTAGCTGAGAACTTCTGCGATACCATAGACGGGGATAAGGTCGCGCTGTACCCGGTAGAAGTCGCCGAATCCCATGAAGTGGTCGTAGTGGCCGTGCGTCCAGATGACGGCGTCGATATGCGGGGAGCCGGCGGCAAGCAGCTGGGCACGCATGTCCGGGCCGGTATCGATCAGCAGGTGTTTGCCTTTGTGTTCTACGAGGATTGAGGTGCGGAGCCGCTGTTTTCCGGTCTGCCGGGCTTCGCGGCAGACGTCGCAGTCACAGCCGATTTTCGGCGTTCCAACCACATCACCAGTGCCAAGTGCTGTTACGTGCATGATTGATTACAGGCAGCCGCTCCGGGCAATGTTCCGGCGGTTTACCAGCTCCATGCCGGCGTTCACATCTTCTTCGTTGATCTCTTTGCGGCCTGCAAGAAGTGCCGAGACGATTGCTTCCGTCAGCATCATGCGGAGGTCTGCTCCGGAGAATCCGTCTGTTCGTTCTGCAAGGGTGGTAAAGTCCATGGTGCAGGGGATGTCGGATGCGACGTGCCGGAGAATTGCTTCGCGCATGGTCATGTCCGGCAGGGTGAAGGTAACGACCTCGTCAAACCGCCGCCAGGCTGCTTCATCCAGCATTCCTGCATGGTTTGTTGCACCGATGAGAAGCACCTGATCTTTGATCAGGTTGATGTGGTCGATGCTTTTGAGGAGCGTGTTTACCGCCCGCTTCATGGTGCCGTTGTCGTCGGAGATGCGGGTCTTTGCGATGTAGTCAAATTCGTCTATGAAGAGAATGCAGGGGGCAATTTTTTTGGCAAGGTCGAAGATCCTGTCGATATTTTTGGAGGTCTCTCCCAGGTACTGGGAGGTCAGCATGGAGAGTCTGACTTCCAGAACCGGCATGTGTACCGAGCGCGAGAGTGCGAGCGCAAAGGAGGTTTTGCCGGTTCCCGGGGGGCCGACGAGCAGGATTCTTCCCAGTTCGTAGATTCTGTGGTTGCGGAGGAACTCCTGATTTTCCAGAGAAATCTGTACTTTCCGGACGATTGCAAGCTGGTCCGGGGTGCAGACGAGGTCATCTAAGGAGAATTCGATCTCTTCGGGAGCGTAGGCGACTACCAGATCCACTGCTTCGCGGTAGGTGTCGGATTTTGCGGTGAGTGCTCCGATTTTTCCGGTAAGGGATGCAACGGTGTCTTCAAAGAGCGGGATGTTTTCCCGCGCTTTTTTGTAAGAGATGCTTGTTTCACCTGCGGTCTCCAGGGCGAGGGACAGTGCGGGGTTTTTCATCACCGCGTCCGTTCCTGCATGGCGCAGGTACCATTTCATTGCGGGTGCAAAGGTGGTTACGGCGAACTGTCCGAGGTCGTTTACCACGAGGTAGGAGTTTTTGCCGTCGGCGATGAGGCTGCGCGCGGCAAGGTTCGGGAAGTAGGTCTTCAGTTGTCCTTCTTTGATGGCAACCGGCCGTGCAATGACTCCGGGAACGTCCGGGCAGAAGAGGGGACGCAGCGCTACGGGGAGGTCATTTACACCGAGCGCAGGGTTTCCATTTACCACTTCTGCTGTCAGAACGATCTCTGTAAGCTGCAGCAGTCCGGATTCAGTAGCAGTTGCGTCCATAGGTATTCCATATATATGGGTGAAAAAAAGGCATAAGGGTTTTGTGAGAGGCGCGTCTATTCCCGATCTGCCCGCAGACCCGCCCACCGCATGCGGATGCGGAATTCGTCTTCGGGCTGCGGGTCTGCTTTGAGGGCGTCGCTGTAGGCGTTGAGTGCGTCTGCGCTTCGTCTGAGCTGTTCGAAAACAACTCCTTTGAGAAACAGGACGAGGGCTTTGTTCGGATGGCCTGCGGTTACTGCTGCGTCATAATACCGGAGTGCGTCATAGAGGAGACCTGCACTTCTGAGATTGTTTGCCCGTTCGAGGATCTCTTCGGGTGTTCCCTGCGGGGGGCGGAAGCCGGTTCCTCTGGCATACATCTCTGCTGCGTACGGCGGGGCGAGAACTCCGCCGTTCTCTTCTGCGAGCCGGACTTTGCAGTGCCAGACCTGGGTGAGCATGGTGTCTTCATGGGTGTTGCACCATTCTTCCGCACGGTAGAAGCAGTCGCCTGCTGCGTCATACTCTTTTTTCTGTACCAGTGCCTGTCCCCTGACCACAAGGGATGCGGCGTCCGCATCCCGGACGGCGTCGGCGGCATCGGCTGCTGCAAGGGCTTCGTCGGGTTTTTCCGCATACAGGAGTACTTCGGCTTTCAGTACCGAGAGCATGGAGACGAAGGCTGCCATCCGGTCTGGTTCCCCTGCCGCGGCATCGTTCCATGCGGGGATTCCTGCAAGCGCTGCGTCGAAACATTCGGCGGATTCGGTGTATCTTCCTTGTGCCTTGAGGATCGAGGCTTTTCCTATCCATGCGAGGGGATCTGTAGGGTCGGCGGCAACTGCTGCGTCGTACATGCGGAGCGCTTCGTTGAGTTTTCCGCTGAGTGCAAGCTCTTCGGCCTGCGTGATGAGGTCGGCGGTTTCAGACAATCTTTTCACCGTTGCGCGTGACACTTACCCGGCCATTTTCCACCGACAGGGCAAATCCGTGTTCATACAGCCATTCACGGGCGTTGCCGTGGCCGTGAATCATCAGTTCCACGAGGTCTGAGGGTTCGTCCACGTCGGTTGACATCCGCATGGAGTCGATGATTTCAACTGTGAGGCCGAGTTCTTCTGCGATCTGCAAGTGGCGGCGGTAGGAGAAGCCGTAGTACTCTACATGGAAGGTTTCCGGATGTTTGACGAAGATGACGTTGGTGCCGCCGCCGAGTCCCGGTACGATTGCCATGTCCGCTTTGGTGGAGAGTACCCGCTGGAGGCTTCCGGGGGTGGTCATCGGCAGGTCGGACATGATGATGAG
The Methanocorpusculum vombati DNA segment above includes these coding regions:
- a CDS encoding argininosuccinate synthase, which codes for MTDTPSAGGKGTIVLAFSGGLDTSVCVPILKNMYGYDRVVTVAVDVGQPAAEVKMADDKGKLIADKHYTIDAKDAFVQQHVFPAIKANALYEGYPMGTSLARPLIAEEIVKIAKQEGAAAIGHGCTGKGNDQLRFDFIFRMHGFDIVAPMREHNMTRDWEIDYAEQHGIPIPVKKSTPWSVDENIWSRSIEGGRLEETDYHPPEEIYHWTTSPEAAPDKPEIVSLTFENGVPVALNGKKMNGVDLIVELNTIAGRNGVGRNDMVEDRVLGLKARENYEHPAATVLIAAHADLEKLVLSRFELKFKHIVDDQWAELAYMGLVHEPLYHDLNAFIDETQKRVTGTVDVQLFKGGLHILGRKSPNAIYSQDMVSFDTTTIDQRDAIGFSKYFGLQGRMVWQLQNK
- a CDS encoding YeiH family protein translates to MTTYREDFLDYLKSANRAVVPGLFVCIAVTLLSFLLTRGTLWDGGGSLLPHELFVDNPVFALLAKIGPIVLALVICLFINCKLFDAGGSYAGKYLLRIAIILMGARVTADVLMNASASGLVLILAVLALTIVLAMVLGKKLGHTWETSALTGTGNGICGVSATLSVAPVIKADQKYVHAVVGVISLLGIVGVFLVPAIAFGVGMTDAQAEVFIGGTLHEIGNVIPAADLYTALSGGEDVGALSLAYKMIRVAMLVVVASVFGWLWCRRQEAVHASCPADRVKAKVQGFLILFVLMAVGMTAFITLSPEIGHAVQSSLVNISVTILTIAMAGVGLSMNLRETLSIGKTLLPFASLLWLIQVVVLLGLTMFLV
- a CDS encoding threonyl-tRNA synthetase editing domain-containing protein translates to MRLLLMHADLIAYETLSRTKVAETDIVAKDAMQDALVAFCAVESADETDPEDIAAQTAAEIRAVAAKVGAVRVMIYPYAHLSSDLARPAAAVSVLKETARVLMATSSLEVRRAPFGYYKKFTVICKGHPLSELSRHLVPSQKGTAADTCLSSP
- a CDS encoding MFS transporter, with protein sequence MLIERPLSQKLLMILAAAAVFMDYLDTSIVSIALPAISESFGSGSSLTSWVMTAYLLALGSTLLLFGKLADRTGLQRVIFTGGFVLFTVASFLCGIATDIVSLIGFRIFQGVAAAMMVATATMLITLHLPKQIQPVSMGVIATAGGAALALGPGIGGVLTQFISWHWIFFINIPVGIAGVLVALFLIPKPDPADLPARPKPFDSLGAVYLAITLVTLLAGLELGVSEGWTAPVVLLIVLSPVFGWLFLRRELRHPDPILSARLLYNRTVMWAAVSTLCITLVYLGVIYVMPFLLTEEYLLPTAVAGGIMLLPPVAMALIGIPAGAFVRRCGCMVLCNSASFLLAAGMVLLGTAVILSNMLLIFAGLVLVGLGMGLNEGPSIQRITIHSPLELQGSSGGLIFTVMNVGCVLGVALFSVAAAAGSGSADVYTPAGVAIACAAGFAVAVIALITSRLARDTVKC
- a CDS encoding YbaN family protein, translating into MSGKRWCLKVLGILCLAFGAAGIVLPVLPTTPFVIAAALCFSAGSPHLAAWLEQNRYFGPYIEHYRNKTGVPLRQKIGGILFLWVMLGISMVIVQKPFVVLILCIVGLVVTLHLVLLKTRKTC
- a CDS encoding helix-turn-helix transcriptional regulator gives rise to the protein MALKTKIREYRAKHNITQEELASAVGVRRETIGHLENGKYNPSLKLGFDIAKVLQVPVEELFTFTDD
- a CDS encoding DUF3796 domain-containing protein, producing MINKLSFLGLIGLLGLLAVPTGEVRYCAFFAFFVFFGYLFTVEDELFTAYVRKAATTAFFLQTVLFCIVYAVAVLIGDAAVFTTAFPLTFAAGMFVFICMLVIHEFRELQGVESGA
- a CDS encoding MBL fold metallo-hydrolase produces the protein MHVTALGTGDVVGTPKIGCDCDVCREARQTGKQRLRTSILVEHKGKHLLIDTGPDMRAQLLAAGSPHIDAVIWTHGHYDHFMGFGDFYRVQRDLIPVYGIAEVLSYCGSIFSFMRHREVVMTPYEPMDICGMSVTLFPVMHDTPTCGVRIEADGAVFVYSCDTTDQLSAPTLETMKGADLLLLDGIFPPEVHISKHMNIRDAERLAERLAPKEFWCVHMSHKIRWDYRYGARDMQTWDLPANRE
- a CDS encoding ATP-binding protein, whose amino-acid sequence is MDATATESGLLQLTEIVLTAEVVNGNPALGVNDLPVALRPLFCPDVPGVIARPVAIKEGQLKTYFPNLAARSLIADGKNSYLVVNDLGQFAVTTFAPAMKWYLRHAGTDAVMKNPALSLALETAGETSISYKKARENIPLFEDTVASLTGKIGALTAKSDTYREAVDLVVAYAPEEIEFSLDDLVCTPDQLAIVRKVQISLENQEFLRNHRIYELGRILLVGPPGTGKTSFALALSRSVHMPVLEVRLSMLTSQYLGETSKNIDRIFDLAKKIAPCILFIDEFDYIAKTRISDDNGTMKRAVNTLLKSIDHINLIKDQVLLIGATNHAGMLDEAAWRRFDEVVTFTLPDMTMREAILRHVASDIPCTMDFTTLAERTDGFSGADLRMMLTEAIVSALLAGRKEINEEDVNAGMELVNRRNIARSGCL
- a CDS encoding tetratricopeptide repeat protein; amino-acid sequence: MSETADLITQAEELALSGKLNEALRMYDAAVAADPTDPLAWIGKASILKAQGRYTESAECFDAALAGIPAWNDAAAGEPDRMAAFVSMLSVLKAEVLLYAEKPDEALAAADAADAVRDADAASLVVRGQALVQKKEYDAAGDCFYRAEEWCNTHEDTMLTQVWHCKVRLAEENGGVLAPPYAAEMYARGTGFRPPQGTPEEILERANNLRSAGLLYDALRYYDAAVTAGHPNKALVLFLKGVVFEQLRRSADALNAYSDALKADPQPEDEFRIRMRWAGLRADRE
- the cofC gene encoding 2-phospho-L-lactate guanylyltransferase, with amino-acid sequence MYFHALIPFKPVNPKTRLAPVMTQEEREEFAEVMLGDVISAVRKTGCTATLLCTSKYTCSEALVAIRKEGLNEAINWALPQFHCPALIIMSDLPMTTPGSLQRVLSTKADMAIVPGLGGGTNVIFVKHPETFHVEYYGFSYRRHLQIAEELGLTVEIIDSMRMSTDVDEPSDLVELMIHGHGNAREWLYEHGFALSVENGRVSVTRNGEKIV